The proteins below come from a single Miscanthus floridulus cultivar M001 chromosome 1, ASM1932011v1, whole genome shotgun sequence genomic window:
- the LOC136470004 gene encoding uncharacterized protein: protein MKQAGEEAPTPREARALESGETEAPSIAEATEGKVEAPMTSEVEVAEAGASKAKVVDARAPRTTEAEVAEAGTLETTEAEVAEAGLGAAEPTAQDAEMEARQALVPPPVQDPPPSQVSAREVEVHSISSDDTSWGKEVADAEAASTAEQPALTFGEGSSALV from the coding sequence atgaagcaagcgggggaggaggcgcctacgccGCGCGAGGCCAGGGCCCTTGAGTCAGGTGAAACCGAGGCGCCTTcaatcgctgaggccaccgagggcaagGTCGAGGCCCCTATGACCTCCGAGGTTGAGGTGGCGGAGGCTGGGGCTTCCAAAGCTAAGGTGGTGGATGCCAGGgctcccaggaccaccgaggccgaggtggcagaggcTGGAACTCTcgagaccaccgaggctgaggtggcggaggccggctTGGGTGCGGCGGAGCCGACAGCCCAAGATGCAGAGATGGAGGCGAGGCAAGCTTTAGTACCGCCCCCGGTCCAAGACCCACCGCCTTCACAGgtgagcgcccgggaggtggaggttcattcaatctcctccgatgatacttcctgggGGAAAGAGGTGGCGGACgctgaggcggccagcaccgcggagcagccagctctgactttcggcgaggggagctcggccctcgTCTAG